Proteins co-encoded in one Gossypium arboreum isolate Shixiya-1 chromosome 11, ASM2569848v2, whole genome shotgun sequence genomic window:
- the LOC108471697 gene encoding uncharacterized protein LOC108471697: protein MGLSRSWVVIVWTEDRVHQAEVLVRLRDAPNVITDTFFIFDVPYSNLRDIGFTHSYEASSVSENLRITVKSSSSEIIGLYTLGQFFWVSKLYRDVSLEVQGAVFLANLIELLLGEFDLILGMDWLVEHQVCLDCATRRVVLRTEDDKEVVVIGEH, encoded by the exons ATGGGGCTATCGAGGTCTTGGGTTGTAATAGTGTGGACTGAGGACAGAGTacaccaggcagaggtgctagTCAGACTGAG GGATGCTCCTAATGTTATCACTGATACATTCTTTATTTTTGATGTACCTTATTCTAATCTGAGAGACATAGGTTTTACACACTCCTATGAAGCTAGTTCTGTTTCTGAAAACCTAAGGATTACTGTTAAGAGTAGTTCTAGTGAGATCATTGGACTGTACACGTTGGGGCAGTTTTTTTGGGTTAGTAAACTTTATAGGGATGTTTCATTAGAGGTGCAAGGGGCTGTATTTTTGGCAAATCTGATAGAGTTACTGCTTGGGGAGTTCGatttgattctgggtatggattggttggttgAGCACCAAGTCTGTTTGGATTGTGCGACTAGGAGGGTCGTTCTGAGGACTGAGGATGATAAGGAAGTGGTTGTGATCGGTGAGCATTGA